In a single window of the Campylobacter fetus subsp. testudinum 03-427 genome:
- the modA gene encoding molybdenum ABC transporter ModABC, periplasmic molybdate-binding protein (Pfam match to PF13531.2 SBP_bac_11) gives MKKLLLIAAFVVASFASELSIAAAANTTYAFDDIKSEFKKLYPDVNLNVSLGSSGKLVAQIKNGAPFEVFMSADMDFAKTLYKDGFAINDAVIYAKGKVAMLSVRGFDVTKGLEVLKDPKIKTIVIANPKTAPYGAASIEAFKNAGIYDAIKDKIVEAGSIGEALSQTLTAGDIGFVAASAMYSPKMAEYKEGKEFSLVDSKLYTTIDQGIVILKNGENNKLAKDFYDFILGEKGKEIFTKYGYEF, from the coding sequence ATGAAAAAATTACTACTCATCGCTGCTTTTGTAGTAGCTAGCTTTGCAAGTGAGTTAAGCATTGCTGCTGCAGCAAACACGACTTATGCGTTTGATGATATCAAAAGCGAATTCAAAAAGCTTTACCCAGATGTAAATTTAAACGTAAGTTTAGGATCTAGCGGAAAACTAGTTGCTCAGATAAAAAACGGAGCTCCGTTTGAAGTATTTATGTCAGCAGATATGGACTTTGCAAAAACACTTTATAAAGATGGATTTGCGATAAACGACGCTGTTATATATGCAAAAGGTAAAGTTGCTATGCTTTCTGTACGCGGATTTGACGTAACAAAAGGCTTAGAAGTTTTAAAAGATCCAAAAATCAAAACTATAGTGATAGCAAATCCAAAAACTGCACCTTATGGCGCTGCTAGCATAGAAGCTTTTAAAAATGCAGGAATTTATGATGCAATAAAAGATAAAATAGTAGAAGCAGGAAGTATAGGCGAAGCTTTAAGCCAAACTTTAACAGCCGGCGATATAGGTTTTGTAGCAGCTAGCGCTATGTACAGTCCAAAAATGGCTGAGTATAAAGAAGGAAAAGAGTTTAGTTTAGTAGATAGCAAACTTTATACAACTATAGATCAAGGTATAGTAATACTAAAAAACGGTGAGAATAATAAACTTGCTAAAGATTTTTACGACTTTATCTTAGGTGAAAAAGGTAAAGAAATATTTACAAAATACGGCTACGAGTTTTAA
- the modC gene encoding molybdenum ABC transporter ModABC, ATP-binding protein (Pfam match to PF00005.23 ABC_tran), whose product MIDISCQKSLSNSFHLDVNFQIKKGDFVAFYGKSGSGKTTILRIIAGFLKPDSGYVKNGSLVYCDKNYYLEPQKRNIGYLFQDYALFPNMSVIKNLLFANNDKKLADELLNLAGLDEHKNSSINALSGGQKQRVALARALMRKPDILLLDEPLSALDNEIRQKLQDYLLKIHENFGMTIILVSHDVGEIYKLANTVYELNDGKIRNIGTPSEIFLKPSGSQKFSFHAKILEIQKRDTIYVVIAECANQISEVVLTKNEVLNLKPGDIVTLSAKAFKISVKGVK is encoded by the coding sequence ATGATAGATATCTCTTGCCAAAAATCTCTTAGCAACAGCTTTCATCTTGATGTAAATTTCCAGATAAAAAAGGGAGATTTTGTAGCTTTTTATGGCAAAAGTGGAAGCGGTAAAACTACTATTTTAAGAATTATCGCCGGATTTTTAAAACCAGATAGCGGATATGTAAAAAATGGGTCTTTAGTATATTGTGATAAAAACTACTATTTAGAGCCGCAAAAACGAAATATCGGTTATCTATTTCAAGACTACGCATTATTTCCAAATATGAGCGTGATAAAAAATCTTTTATTTGCAAATAATGACAAAAAACTTGCCGATGAACTTCTAAATTTAGCAGGACTTGATGAACATAAAAACTCAAGCATAAATGCACTCTCAGGCGGTCAAAAACAGCGTGTTGCACTTGCTAGAGCTTTGATGAGAAAACCAGATATTTTGTTGCTTGACGAGCCACTTTCAGCTTTAGATAATGAAATAAGACAAAAATTGCAAGATTATCTCTTAAAAATACATGAAAACTTTGGTATGACTATAATTTTAGTAAGTCACGATGTAGGCGAAATTTATAAATTAGCAAATACCGTGTATGAGCTAAACGATGGAAAAATCAGAAATATCGGAACACCATCAGAGATTTTCTTAAAACCATCTGGTTCGCAAAAGTTTAGTTTCCATGCAAAAATATTAGAAATTCAAAAGCGAGATACGATCTATGTTGTTATAGCAGAATGCGCAAATCAGATAAGCGAAGTAGTTCTTACTAAAAACGAAGTTTTAAATTTAAAACCTGGTGATATCGTAACTCTAAGCGCAAAAGCATTTAAAATATCTGTAAAAGGTGTAAAATGA
- the modB gene encoding molybdenum ABC transporter ModABC, permease protein (Pfam match to PF00528.18 BPD_transp_1), protein MIDWTPFLLSFKLALISSFILFAFSLPLAYIIARTEFKAKPVIEAVISLPLVLPPSVLGFYMLIFLSPYSFLGKFFEANFDVRLVFNFTGLIIASCVYSLPFMFQPLLAGFKSMPNSLIEASYSLGKSKFKTLIYVAMPNIKPSLLTAFIVSFAHTLGEFGVVLMIGGSIGGETKVASIAIYDAVELLDYDLAHIYSGVMLAISFTVLFVVYYINHKIAKK, encoded by the coding sequence ATGATCGACTGGACGCCGTTTTTACTATCTTTCAAGCTAGCTCTTATATCAAGCTTCATACTTTTTGCCTTTTCTCTTCCACTTGCTTATATAATCGCAAGAACAGAATTTAAAGCCAAACCGGTGATTGAAGCAGTCATATCACTTCCTTTAGTACTTCCACCATCAGTTCTTGGATTTTATATGTTAATTTTTCTATCTCCATACTCATTTTTAGGTAAATTTTTTGAAGCAAATTTTGACGTCAGACTTGTTTTTAACTTCACAGGGCTTATAATAGCAAGTTGTGTATATTCACTTCCATTTATGTTTCAACCTCTTTTAGCAGGATTTAAATCTATGCCAAACTCGCTTATAGAAGCTAGTTACTCTCTTGGAAAAAGCAAATTTAAAACTTTAATCTATGTAGCAATGCCAAATATAAAACCGTCTTTGCTAACAGCTTTCATAGTAAGTTTCGCTCACACTTTAGGCGAATTCGGTGTTGTTTTGATGATAGGCGGAAGTATAGGTGGTGAAACTAAAGTTGCAAGTATTGCGATTTATGATGCTGTTGAACTTTTGGACTATGATTTGGCTCATATATACTCAGGAGTTATGCTAGCCATCAGTTTTACAGTGCTGTTTGTGGTATATTACATTAACCATAAGATAGCAAAAAAATAG
- the trpDG gene encoding anthranilate phosphoribosyltransferase / anthranilate synthase component II (bifunctional~Pfam matches to PF00591.17 Glycos_transf_3, and to PF00117.24 GATase): MILMIDNYDSFVYNIYQYILETTDEEVRCVRNDEITMEAINALNPSKIILSPGPKHPSDSGVCLDILSSNLDIPILGVCLGHQAIGLSFGADIKRLENPMHGKSSVIKILDNSGIFKDLPNEFNVMRYHSLYVDNLPKCLEITAFSDDGIIMGLKHKSKQIYGIQFHPESYFTEYGKKIIENFVNLNKPKKKEKEVVDFAPFMTKLQKGFPLESGDYEVICKEINDKNYDIVQLAGLLVLISEKSLYPDSLAALVKNILKYSITYSDSTPMFDIVGTGGDKLKTINISTTVAFILASMGVKVAKHGNRAITSKSGSSDLLNTLGVPLNSDIGELRETLNLKNLAFFHAPFFHKITAEVKEVRNRLGIGTVFNMLGPLLNPNLNLTNQIAGNYLEEVNELMARTLLNLGRKHALVVHGMDGMDEITLCDETLIHEVKDGKILEYKITPEQFGFNRAFHADIEGGDAENNAKIFKSTIKGELSGAKFDIVLINAMFGLYAADFVSSPMDAKPLILEALSSGKVWEFYKDYVGK; the protein is encoded by the coding sequence ATGATTTTGATGATAGATAACTATGATAGTTTTGTGTATAACATCTATCAATACATTTTAGAAACAACTGATGAAGAAGTAAGGTGCGTACGTAACGACGAGATAACTATGGAAGCCATAAACGCTTTAAATCCTAGTAAAATCATCTTAAGTCCTGGTCCAAAACATCCTAGTGATAGCGGGGTTTGTCTTGATATATTAAGTTCAAATTTAGATATTCCGATTCTTGGAGTTTGCCTTGGTCATCAAGCTATCGGTCTTAGTTTTGGTGCAGATATAAAAAGATTAGAAAATCCTATGCACGGTAAAAGTAGCGTTATAAAAATTTTAGATAATAGCGGTATTTTTAAGGATTTACCAAATGAATTTAATGTTATGCGGTATCACTCTTTGTATGTTGATAATCTGCCCAAATGCCTTGAAATAACAGCTTTTAGCGATGATGGGATTATCATGGGTTTAAAACATAAGTCAAAACAGATATATGGAATTCAGTTTCATCCTGAGAGTTATTTTACTGAGTATGGCAAGAAGATTATAGAAAATTTTGTAAATTTAAATAAGCCAAAGAAAAAGGAGAAAGAAGTGGTTGATTTTGCTCCATTTATGACAAAACTACAAAAAGGATTTCCTTTAGAAAGCGGAGATTATGAAGTTATATGCAAAGAGATAAACGATAAAAATTACGATATAGTTCAGTTAGCAGGACTTTTGGTTTTGATAAGCGAAAAATCCTTATATCCTGATAGCCTTGCTGCTCTTGTTAAAAATATACTTAAATACTCAATTACGTATAGCGATAGTACGCCGATGTTTGACATCGTAGGTACTGGCGGTGATAAACTAAAAACTATAAATATATCAACTACGGTGGCTTTTATACTAGCTAGTATGGGAGTAAAAGTAGCAAAACACGGTAACAGAGCTATAACTAGTAAAAGCGGAAGCAGTGATTTGCTAAATACCCTTGGAGTGCCATTAAACAGCGATATAGGAGAGTTGAGAGAGACTTTAAATTTAAAAAATTTAGCATTTTTCCATGCTCCATTTTTTCACAAAATTACAGCCGAGGTAAAAGAAGTAAGAAATCGCCTTGGTATAGGAACGGTATTTAATATGCTAGGTCCGCTTCTTAATCCAAATTTAAATCTTACTAATCAAATAGCTGGAAATTACCTTGAAGAGGTAAATGAGCTTATGGCTAGAACACTTTTAAATTTAGGTAGAAAACATGCTCTTGTCGTGCATGGAATGGACGGTATGGATGAGATAACGCTTTGTGATGAAACTCTTATCCACGAAGTAAAAGACGGCAAAATATTAGAATACAAAATAACTCCCGAGCAATTTGGTTTTAACAGAGCTTTTCACGCAGATATAGAGGGCGGAGACGCTGAAAATAACGCCAAAATATTTAAATCCACTATAAAAGGCGAACTAAGCGGAGCTAAATTTGATATAGTTCTCATAAACGCTATGTTCGGTCTGTACGCGGCGGACTTTGTAAGCTCTCCTATGGATGCAAAACCGCTTATACTTGAAGCTTTGAGTTCTGGCAAGGTATGGGAATTTTATAAAGATTATGTTGGCAAATGA
- the trpF gene encoding phosphoribosylanthranilate isomerase (Pfam match to PF00697.18 PRAI), whose translation MKIKICGIKTLSEAKSVCESEFDGVRVDFIGLIFADSKRKVSVETARDIANLAHKFGIKAVGVFAGIKFDEIASIVKFANLDAVQIYEKVEDKTKFSCEVWQVFSVGESLPDLQGSYDKILFDTKGVLKGGNGVKFDWSLLTNLNTKFGLAGGIGVENLKDAMKLKPSFVDINSCIEDKNGIKDSDKIMEILKIVSLGDLK comes from the coding sequence ATGAAGATAAAAATTTGTGGTATAAAAACTCTTAGCGAGGCTAAAAGCGTTTGCGAGTCTGAATTTGATGGCGTTAGAGTCGATTTTATCGGGCTTATTTTTGCAGATAGTAAAAGAAAAGTTAGCGTAGAAACTGCAAGAGATATAGCAAATTTAGCTCATAAATTTGGTATAAAAGCCGTAGGAGTTTTTGCTGGGATTAAATTTGATGAGATAGCTAGCATAGTAAAATTTGCGAATTTAGATGCAGTTCAAATTTATGAAAAAGTAGAAGATAAAACTAAATTTAGTTGTGAGGTTTGGCAGGTTTTTAGCGTAGGGGAGAGTTTGCCTGATCTGCAAGGAAGTTACGATAAGATTCTTTTTGATACTAAAGGCGTTTTAAAAGGCGGAAACGGCGTCAAATTTGACTGGAGTTTGCTTACAAATTTAAATACTAAGTTTGGACTAGCAGGGGGAATCGGCGTGGAAAATTTAAAAGACGCGATGAAACTTAAACCAAGTTTTGTTGATATAAATAGCTGCATAGAAGATAAAAACGGTATAAAAGATAGTGATAAAATAATGGAAATTTTAAAAATAGTTAGTTTAGGAGATTTAAAATGA
- a CDS encoding transcriptional regulator, ModE family (Pfam matches to PF03459.13 TOBE, and to PF03459.13 TOBE, and to PF00126.23 HTH_1), which produces MKADVSLELFLNSDTAILEKHIRLLKAIDRTKSITKAAQAEDISYKNAWDSLDFLNNRSKFPLIVRVNGNRKNSGSELSDYAKKLIKTYEVILKAQKIFLDEICKNEDVNEDIISNLQRMNMKLSARNQLLVEITDIKTGAVNSEVTAKLSNGNKLRATITVESEKDLGLKVGKEVLFIFKAPSVVLGKQDGEKDIKISAANKIKGKVTEAKLGAVNAEITIEINDQQKITAIITNESAQDMRINVGDDILVFIKASNILIGA; this is translated from the coding sequence ATGAAAGCAGATGTTAGCTTAGAATTATTCTTAAACAGCGACACAGCTATACTAGAAAAACACATAAGGCTGCTTAAAGCTATAGATAGAACAAAAAGTATTACCAAAGCTGCTCAAGCTGAGGATATATCATATAAAAATGCATGGGATTCGCTTGATTTTTTAAATAATCGTTCTAAATTTCCATTGATAGTAAGAGTGAATGGAAATAGAAAAAATAGCGGTAGCGAACTTAGCGATTATGCTAAAAAACTTATAAAAACTTATGAAGTTATACTAAAAGCTCAAAAAATTTTCTTAGATGAAATTTGTAAAAATGAAGATGTGAATGAAGATATAATCAGTAACCTACAAAGGATGAATATGAAATTAAGTGCTAGAAATCAACTTTTAGTTGAGATAACAGACATAAAAACAGGTGCGGTAAATTCAGAAGTAACCGCTAAACTTAGCAACGGAAACAAACTAAGAGCAACTATAACAGTAGAGAGTGAAAAAGATCTTGGGTTAAAAGTAGGAAAAGAGGTTCTTTTTATATTTAAAGCTCCTAGCGTAGTACTTGGAAAACAAGACGGCGAAAAAGATATAAAGATATCAGCTGCAAACAAGATCAAAGGTAAAGTTACAGAAGCAAAATTAGGTGCAGTAAATGCAGAAATTACTATAGAAATAAACGATCAACAAAAAATCACAGCTATCATAACAAATGAATCTGCTCAAGATATGAGAATAAATGTAGGTGATGATATTTTAGTATTTATAAAAGCTAGTAATATTTTAATAGGAGCTTAA
- the trpA gene encoding tryptophan synthase, alpha subunit (Pfam match to PF00290.16 Trp_syntA), with protein MDKIQKAFSGKKANIGYIVAGYPNLEYTKEFLNLLDESCLDIIEIGIPYSDPLADGKLISMASFEACQNGVTTDGVFDMLKCVKTKKALVFLVYYNLILAYGEDRFLAKAKEVGISGLIVPDMPHDESSEFRAKTSKFELCLIPLISPTSAKRTKDILNDASGFIYAVGSLGVTGGVQSPVDRLKEMIKDIKNSTSLPVAVGFGIKTNEDVKKTKLYADGAIVGTEIVKLTSQYSINEINYHIEEIFKK; from the coding sequence ATGGATAAGATACAAAAAGCTTTTAGTGGCAAAAAAGCAAATATAGGCTATATAGTAGCAGGATATCCAAATTTAGAATACACAAAAGAGTTTTTAAATTTACTTGATGAGAGTTGCCTTGATATCATAGAGATCGGAATCCCGTATTCTGATCCTTTAGCTGATGGAAAACTCATAAGTATGGCTAGTTTTGAGGCGTGCCAAAATGGAGTTACTACGGACGGTGTTTTTGATATGCTTAAATGTGTAAAAACTAAAAAAGCACTTGTTTTTTTAGTCTATTATAATCTAATCTTAGCTTATGGAGAAGATAGATTTTTAGCTAAAGCTAAAGAAGTAGGTATAAGTGGTTTGATAGTTCCTGATATGCCTCATGATGAAAGTAGCGAATTCAGAGCTAAGACTTCTAAATTTGAGCTTTGTTTGATACCTCTTATAAGTCCTACGTCTGCTAAGCGTACAAAAGATATATTAAATGATGCTAGTGGATTTATCTATGCAGTTGGCTCTCTTGGTGTGACTGGAGGTGTGCAAAGTCCAGTAGATAGACTAAAAGAGATGATAAAAGATATAAAAAACTCTACTTCATTACCTGTAGCAGTTGGTTTTGGTATCAAAACAAATGAGGACGTGAAAAAAACAAAATTATACGCTGATGGCGCTATAGTAGGAACTGAGATAGTCAAACTTACAAGTCAGTATAGTATAAATGAGATAAACTATCATATAGAAGAGATATTTAAAAAATAG
- the trpB gene encoding tryptophan synthase, beta subunit (Pfam match to PF00291.21 PALP), which produces MNAKAYFGKYGGQFVPETAMNALIELEKAYESIANTKEFRDELDSLLKDYVGRPSPLYHAKRLSEHYGHEIYLKREDLNHTGAHKINNALAQALLAKKMGKKKVMAETGAGQHGVATATAAALLGLECDVYMGECDTKRQALNVYKMQLLGANVVSITDGLATLKEATTAAIQAWVNEIETRFYVIGSAVGPHPYPKIVRDFQSVIGREAKVQLNEKGVKPDYIIACVGGGSNAIGIFSAFLDDESVKIIGVEAAGLGADTPYHAATLTKGVDGIIHGMKTVVLQDEYGRILPVHSISAGLDYPGVGPEHAHLKDVGRVEYYAVSDDECINALKLCTRLEGIIPAIESSHALAYLEKLCPNLKTKSNIVVNVSGRGDKDMNTIMDYKKGTIYG; this is translated from the coding sequence ATGAATGCAAAAGCGTATTTCGGAAAATATGGCGGTCAGTTTGTCCCAGAAACTGCGATGAACGCACTTATAGAGCTAGAGAAGGCTTATGAAAGCATAGCAAATACCAAAGAATTTAGAGATGAGTTAGACTCTCTTTTGAAAGATTATGTTGGGCGTCCAAGCCCATTGTACCATGCAAAAAGGCTAAGTGAGCATTACGGTCACGAAATTTATCTCAAACGCGAAGATCTAAATCACACAGGAGCTCATAAGATAAATAACGCCTTAGCTCAAGCATTGCTCGCAAAAAAAATGGGCAAAAAAAAGGTAATGGCTGAAACAGGAGCAGGGCAGCACGGAGTAGCGACTGCAACCGCAGCTGCGCTTTTAGGTTTAGAGTGCGATGTATATATGGGAGAGTGTGATACTAAAAGACAAGCGTTAAATGTCTATAAAATGCAGCTTTTAGGAGCAAATGTAGTAAGTATAACCGATGGTTTGGCTACCTTAAAAGAAGCTACTACTGCGGCTATCCAAGCGTGGGTAAATGAGATAGAAACAAGGTTTTATGTTATAGGCTCAGCAGTCGGTCCTCATCCTTATCCAAAGATAGTTAGGGATTTTCAAAGTGTTATAGGACGCGAAGCTAAAGTTCAGTTAAACGAAAAAGGTGTAAAGCCAGATTATATCATAGCTTGTGTTGGCGGCGGAAGTAATGCCATAGGTATATTTTCTGCATTTTTAGATGATGAGAGCGTCAAGATTATAGGTGTGGAAGCCGCAGGTTTAGGAGCGGACACTCCTTATCACGCAGCTACTTTAACAAAAGGTGTTGATGGTATAATCCACGGTATGAAAACAGTAGTTTTACAAGATGAGTATGGAAGAATCTTGCCTGTTCATAGCATAAGTGCCGGACTTGATTATCCAGGAGTCGGACCAGAACACGCTCATCTAAAAGATGTGGGAAGAGTAGAGTATTACGCAGTGAGTGATGATGAGTGCATAAACGCTCTTAAACTTTGTACGCGCTTAGAAGGTATAATTCCTGCTATAGAAAGCTCGCACGCTTTAGCTTATCTTGAGAAACTATGTCCAAATTTAAAAACAAAATCAAATATAGTAGTAAATGTGAGCGGCAGAGGTGATAAAGATATGAATACCATAATGGATTATAAAAAAGGAACAATCTATGGATAA
- a CDS encoding putative membrane protein — protein MRFIILLFATLPLFGVNLLTYNIYERGDRVDIMLSFDSPYDGSIKQQVAGDKTSLMLSDLNVEEQIDKSINSSILQNIFISSPDKLSTLVELKSNLPIAITASKTPDKFGLRIRAANIKTNQNQAVIPSNIQTKDNTVVSADIDSRYISVIVVLLILFFVSFIIKKRLAKPKNDILFTIGDNINKKPIQPNEPKEPVKQDINRNSAFSVSDPSPAKTQEVKTPSWELKTDEGGVEVIYEKSIDSTNKVALLSYENRKYLVLVGSSNVLLDKFGEDKIRDREDFEVFFEENRQKLGRYLEDRKNSLSSYKDMMSKE, from the coding sequence ATGAGATTTATAATTCTGTTATTTGCTACTTTACCGTTATTTGGTGTAAATTTATTAACTTATAATATATACGAAAGAGGCGATCGAGTAGATATAATGTTGAGTTTTGATTCGCCTTATGATGGTAGTATCAAGCAGCAAGTAGCAGGAGATAAAACTAGTCTTATGCTTAGTGATTTAAATGTAGAAGAGCAGATAGATAAGAGTATAAACTCATCAATTTTGCAAAATATTTTTATATCATCACCTGATAAGCTATCGACTCTAGTTGAACTAAAATCAAATTTGCCTATAGCTATAACAGCTTCTAAAACACCAGATAAATTTGGTCTTAGAATCAGAGCTGCAAATATCAAAACAAATCAAAATCAAGCAGTCATACCCTCAAACATACAGACAAAAGACAATACCGTAGTTTCTGCTGATATAGACTCAAGATATATCTCCGTGATAGTTGTTTTGCTTATACTATTTTTTGTATCTTTTATCATAAAAAAGAGATTGGCGAAACCGAAAAATGATATTTTATTTACTATAGGTGATAATATAAATAAAAAGCCGATTCAGCCAAATGAGCCAAAAGAGCCTGTAAAACAAGATATCAATAGAAATTCCGCATTTAGCGTTTCTGATCCTTCACCGGCAAAAACTCAAGAGGTAAAAACTCCATCATGGGAGTTAAAAACAGATGAGGGCGGCGTAGAAGTTATCTATGAAAAAAGTATCGATAGTACAAATAAAGTCGCACTTCTAAGCTATGAAAATAGAAAATACCTAGTTTTAGTCGGCAGCTCAAATGTTCTTTTAGATAAATTTGGGGAAGATAAAATACGAGATAGAGAGGATTTTGAGGTATTTTTTGAAGAAAATAGACAAAAACTTGGCAGATACTTAGAAGATAGAAAAAACTCTCTTAGCAGCTATAAAGATATGATGAGCAAAGAGTAG
- the fliN gene encoding flagellar motor switch protein (Pfam match to PF01052.16 FliMN_C), translated as MSDEELSPNGLFHGYDELLDIGVEFISELGTTSITVKELLKLEVGSVIDLEKPAGESVELYINNRIFGKGEVMVYEKNLAIRINEILDSKSVIQYFKRELL; from the coding sequence ATGAGCGATGAAGAACTAAGCCCAAACGGACTATTTCACGGATATGACGAACTTCTTGATATAGGAGTTGAGTTTATCAGCGAGCTAGGAACTACTTCTATAACTGTAAAAGAGCTTTTAAAGCTTGAGGTAGGATCAGTTATAGACTTAGAAAAACCAGCCGGAGAGAGTGTCGAGCTATATATCAATAATAGGATTTTTGGCAAGGGCGAAGTTATGGTTTATGAGAAAAATTTGGCTATACGTATAAATGAAATTCTTGATTCAAAATCCGTAATTCAATACTTTAAAAGAGAGTTGTTATGA
- the trpE gene encoding anthranilate synthase component I (Pfam match to PF00425.14 Chorismate_bind), with protein sequence MLLQEPVVYLREILSSYPNSYLAEDTTQAIIGIDCEYIWGDDLSKLKFAYETGNKICDFAGLFGVMGYDVVYKFENIGDKKEPLYEFPTYFYADAKAYLHYDKQSKIYSFYGNDAYFSNLKDAKPHKPEFKNGFYKVKTDLNLEKEHFKNAINKAKEYIKNGDIFQVVLSEILELESNLKALDFYEILKVQNPSPYMFYFPTLFGVVVGSSPELVMQIKKGEIFAAPIAGTRGRGKDANEDEILKKDLLSDEKELSEHKMLIDLARNDISKFAKQGSIKVKNPMHVEYFESVMHIVSEVYGQKRDDKSAFDVLSVVFPAGTLSGSPKIRAMQIISELELSSRGIYGGGIGFWHFNGDVQMAILIRSAIFIDSDDEISKVFIGAGAGIVWDSNPENEYAEICKKRRSCVKVFEQSCKEIR encoded by the coding sequence ATGCTTTTACAAGAACCAGTCGTATATCTAAGAGAGATTTTAAGCAGTTATCCAAACTCATATTTAGCAGAAGATACAACTCAAGCTATAATAGGCATCGACTGCGAATACATCTGGGGCGACGATCTTAGTAAGTTAAAATTTGCTTATGAAACCGGAAATAAAATTTGCGATTTTGCAGGGCTATTTGGCGTGATGGGTTATGACGTTGTTTATAAATTTGAAAATATCGGAGATAAAAAAGAGCCTCTTTACGAGTTTCCGACATATTTTTATGCTGATGCAAAAGCGTATTTGCATTATGATAAGCAGAGTAAAATTTATAGTTTTTATGGAAATGATGCGTATTTTTCAAATTTAAAAGACGCAAAACCTCATAAACCAGAGTTTAAAAATGGATTTTACAAAGTAAAAACTGATCTAAATTTAGAAAAAGAGCATTTTAAAAATGCTATAAATAAGGCTAAAGAGTATATAAAAAACGGTGATATTTTTCAAGTTGTATTAAGCGAAATTTTGGAACTTGAGTCAAATTTAAAAGCGCTTGATTTTTACGAGATATTAAAAGTACAAAATCCAAGTCCATATATGTTTTATTTTCCTACTTTGTTTGGCGTGGTTGTAGGAAGCAGTCCTGAACTTGTAATGCAGATAAAAAAAGGTGAAATTTTTGCTGCTCCGATAGCTGGTACTAGAGGCAGAGGAAAAGACGCCAATGAAGATGAAATCCTTAAAAAAGATCTTTTGAGCGATGAAAAAGAGCTTAGCGAACATAAAATGCTGATAGATTTAGCTAGAAATGATATCTCAAAATTTGCCAAACAAGGAAGCATAAAAGTTAAAAATCCGATGCACGTGGAGTATTTTGAAAGTGTTATGCATATCGTAAGCGAAGTTTATGGACAAAAAAGAGACGATAAAAGCGCGTTTGATGTTTTAAGTGTGGTTTTTCCAGCCGGCACGCTTAGTGGAAGTCCGAAAATTCGCGCTATGCAGATTATTAGCGAATTAGAACTTAGTTCAAGGGGAATTTATGGCGGGGGAATCGGATTTTGGCATTTTAATGGCGATGTTCAGATGGCGATTCTTATCCGTTCGGCTATTTTTATAGATAGTGATGATGAAATTTCAAAGGTTTTCATAGGTGCTGGAGCAGGTATAGTGTGGGATAGCAATCCTGAAAATGAGTACGCAGAGATATGTAAAAAACGAAGAAGTTGCGTAAAAGTTTTTGAGCAAAGCTGTAAGGAAATACGATGA